From Halanaerobium saccharolyticum subsp. saccharolyticum DSM 6643:
TAAAGCATCAGCTGCATCATCTGGCCTTGGAATTTCAGATAAATTCAATAGTGATTTAACCATCTGCTGCACCTGCATCTTATCAGCTCTTCCATAACCTACTACTGCCTGTTTTATCTGCAGTGGAGTATATTCTGCAACTTTTAATCCAGCTTGAGACCCAGCCAGCAAGATTACACCTCTAGCCTGTCCTACAGCTATTGCTGTTTTAACATTTTTATTAAAAAACAATTCTTCTACTGCCATTTGTTCTGGTTCAAATTCTTTAATCAAAGCTTCTATATT
This genomic window contains:
- the ruvC gene encoding crossover junction endodeoxyribonuclease RuvC, with translation MRILGIDPGLATIGYALVDKETNHFEVLEYGVIKTSADKDDIERLEIIHRNIEALIKEFEPEQMAVEELFFNKNVKTAIAVGQARGVILLAGSQAGLKVAEYTPLQIKQAVVGYGRADKMQVQQMVKSLLNLSEIPRPDDAADALAISICHGHVYSAHSGWEERL